The Engystomops pustulosus chromosome 3, aEngPut4.maternal, whole genome shotgun sequence region cttgtaagtcatgtgcaacatcccccactggggcctagccttctcttggggcctggaggcagccggggcccagaataccggagtggctggcggttgcggcctaggcacgctagtgtcacgttgcttggtatggggaccggagggctgtcctacagccttgcaggtctccagcaggtggtgttggcaagaaatgatatggagggagaggctgtggtactggttctccctggggcagcccttagagtctgtagtatgtgtccctggtagatagatggggcgcccttggtggtgatgcagctgtagcagggaccagacgtaggcaatattgtgcataaaagtaacttacagttctttattcaaccaaaagTAACAACacaccaaacgattctgtacaagtgcagtactggaatgattttggagaggaacctcaggagttgtgtcaccagcctggatgcaggggcaggctgagatgtagctgtgtccaatcctggaagctgcagctttgtcctgtttgtcctgcgTCACTCTGTCTGTAATAGCTGAGCTGAGGCCTAGTAGCTTCTCctatggtgagagctgggcctgagagatctgctccctctgaagtttctggaactctctcTGAGCTCTGACAGacttaactcctcccctgacgaagggtttagttactccctagtcaggtggtctccttctccaatcacactccatttacaatagtggaacatcatagGATGATAATATAACATTGCTGTaatccttgcctatccaggcagaatctaccgctacacaattacctgagtatatgtgtagtgacctgcaggggagctgatcagactctctattaCGGGAAaccacatattaggggcttattcgcaacaactctactgccttgcattggcagggaagTTGCACATGCTTGATGTcaggggagctgccttacaaggtagctgaaAGAGGCTTGGTTTTCtttatctcatcctggaaaactttgcatatttttccagatACAATCTAACACATTTTTACACATCTGTagggtggaaatagtaaaaaaaaagtgacttgATGGCAATGTGGGATGGCTATCTCTTAACATCTGCTGAAAACAACGTAACTGGGGTCACATGAAGATGAGAAAAACACTTCTGAGAAATAAAGTAGAAACAACAGAAATTGAATGTATGTATATcgcacatgctgtatgtattatatcttCATTATGGTTTTCAGTGATTGTAGCAGCGTTGGGGGTTTTAGGATTATAAAGTGTTGGCTGCGTTAGGGAGGGATGGACTGGAATCATGTGGATTTATAGTAAAAAGAGTGTGTTGGCAAGGACATTTGCCCCAGGCTATAACAGAAACCTACACCAGTGTGGTACTGGAATAGAGTTTAATTGTGGTGTGTAAGTGCCACCCCAGAACTTCTGGAAGCTCTTCATAATTCTGAGGTTGTACACCCCTTTTTTTAAGAGCCATACACATTCAAATATTTCTCTCAATTTTTATTAAGTTAAAATACTCATACCAAAAAGTGAATACAAAAACTTGGAAGTGGGAACTATGTCCAGATTCTTGAATGTTCATATTAGAATAAATGATCCTACTAGTTCCATTTTACCTCTCTGCATCACCTAATAGGTACTATTATAACATCCATGCCAGTAATGAATACCCAGCAAATATATCAATGCATTTATTGAATACTATATGTATTAACGCAACCAATCCAACATACGCATTTTGACTCTGTgtagatttgatttaacctgaaaAAGCTTTCCaacatttttttgtatggaccattcatatacctatataaattaatcatgtcccctcttagtcgtctcttttccagactaaataaatctagttgttttaacttgtctttcctcataactgtgaccctccataccccttatcatttttgtgggtcTTCGTTGTACCTTCTCcaactccagggcatcctttttatggattgGTGCACAATTGGCACATTCCACATGAAGCCCATCCAATTTTGGCCTtataaaagtggtatggactctcaggatagggatgtaatattaccaatattacatccctatcccgagagtccatagcACTTTTGATACATAACAAGATCAATATCTTGATCATTAGACAATTCACCACTTGGAAAGTACTGTACAGGGACTAGCTAGTGGGTTAGAGAAGTTTTGTCACAGACCTATAACGTgaacatatataatttttttgtcaCATCAGCAAAAAACACTCACTACcaaacttaggctatattcacactgccgttgcccgcccgtaccgtaccgtagcgggcaacggcagtgtacggggagaggaggaggaggtgagcgcagctcacccccgcccctctccatagcaacctgtggcgcacgtgtgctgcaccgtaccgctcccgtagggtgccgtgcgcccataggagtgtatgggggacgtatattggccgtatatacgtcggccgtatataagtcctccatacgttcgtgtgaatgtagcctaagacttgcTAGAAACCTGCAGCTTTTCTTCATTTTCGTAAGGAAAATCTGAGAAAACTTTTATACAAATTTCTACCTATGCAGACTAACTAAAAAGAAAAACTAATTAGATGTTGCTTAGTAGATTGTAAGAAGCAGAACCTAAATGCAATATATTACCAGTAATTATTAAATTGAAAGATTTTTTAAACCAAGGGTAGAATAAACCATAGATAATAGGATTAAATGCAGAATTGAAATAACCAAGCCACAAAACAGTATTGTATACATCATCAGATAGCAAAAAATTGAGGAATGGGTCAGTTACAGTAAGAGTAAAAAAGGGCAACCAGCACAAAATAAACACCCCCATAACTAAGCTCAGAGTCCTTGCTGCTTTGTTTTCTGCATTTacaaacattttctttttacTACTTTTCTTCTGAGATATAGAATTGGGAATCGTATTAATGAACCTGACTTGTTTCTTTGCAACTGAGAAAATGTGTATGTAAATTCCAATCATGAAGGTCCCTGGAATAAAGAAACACAACAATGTAGTAATTATACTCCATATTTTGTTGAAGACAAGAGAACAAGACCCAATACAATATACGAGTATTTCTTGCTCCTCTAAACCTTCCACATTTAAATTTGAGAAAACAAGACTAAAAGAGTATAAACATGGAACAGACCAGCTGActaatatatatatctgtatgacATGTATTGTTATTTTCCTGTTGTAATGAAGAGGTTGACATATTGCATAGTACCGATCAACAGAAATGAAGAATAGATGAAATATGGAGGAGGTGCACAATGTCATATCAATGCAGCTGTGGAGTTTACAGAACAGGTCTCCAAAATACCAACAGGCAGTGATGGACCTCATCATACTGTACGGCATTACTGTAAGTCCTAGGAGGAAATCTGCAGTGGCCAATGACAAAATGAGAAAATTAGTTGGAGTGTGAAGCTGTCTGAAATGAGAAACTGAGATGATGACCAAGATGTTTCCCACAATTGTAAGGATTATAGCTCCATATATGACAGTGTACATGGATAGAGCAGTGAGCAAAGGTCTGACAGTCCTTGGACATGATAGGTTCATACCATCAATACATCCTTCATAGTTTTGTGCATTATGGAAATCAAGGCTACTCATAATGTTGTATTATTAATGTCTAATCGAAATCCCtgtaaaaaatgaaacaaaaaataagCAGGTATTAGTACAGTACTTGCTATTTTAGAATTAATCATTCATCAATTAAGACTATTTTTGCATGCTGACATGCTAATCTAGAGTTGGGAAGTAAGAGATCTCCTTATGGAGACAgctaattaaggccaccatgtagacgtgtggagtcttatagccatggatgctccactaggcggattctgggaaaatatacaaagttttccaggataggataaggaaaaccatgactTTTAGTTCattgaaaggcagctcccttgacatcaagcatcacaaggccttatgacatgatgcgggattaaaaccaaaccagtatatctattccagaaggaacagactccaaactgtagacagcactgtttcgggCAGATACGGagtcctcagtacagtgtagggaactggtttggtccTATTCACatgcctctcacccagccaaaccagttccctacgctataCTAAAGAGACCCAATCAgctcgaaacagtgctgtctacagttgggagtctgttccttctggaatagatatactggtttagttTTAATCCATGTCATGTCATAAGTCTCTTGTAGGTcacgcttgatgtcaagggagctaaaagaggtgtggttttccttatctcatcctggaaaactttgcatattttcccagctaATCTATGCAGTGTctgagaagctgcagtgtatgtGCACAGTGTGCTCTCGCTATACTCTTCTCATCACACTGATGCTGCACTCTCGGCTCCTTTCAGTGAGGCTCAGCATGCAGTAGGTTACTAGAAGAGAACAGCGCTGGACACAGGAGGAGTCTTTCCAATAATCCACTGTTAGAATTAGATTCAAAAATGACTTCAGGCTGCATTAACACATGCTGCGTTTGAATAATGTTTAGAAACACAGTTCCAGTGGAGTAGAGCTTCTCCCCGTCGCATCTTTGTTTACACTAAAACGCTTGCGAATGGAAAGTGCACCATGTGTGCACCACGTGAGAAACTGTCCCACGTAAGGCTCCTATGCTCTCCCCGCTGTACCCCCAATgtgccatagccgtctatggggatatATATCGATCTGTAAATTTGTGGACGGCTATAAGTCCTCACTTGGCAGTGTGAAAGAGACCTAATTCAAATGCAGCTTATGAACCTAAGCACCGGGAACCCTAAGCCAACAATCCTAGCCTCTCTTTCCCTAAGCTACTGAACCTCTAACATATACATTGCTctccataattaaaggggttgtactgaCCCCTCTGGCACTCTTGTTCAGTGCTGTGGCTCCCATCATGCcaggtctgtatgtatacagaggcacagcagtgacatcacaaccaaAGTGGTAGCCCCTGCAGGTCCTGGCGTTGTTGGGCGTTCTCTCTCATCTTCTTCTATCTGGAGGATCCATCAGCTTCTTGCCACTAGAAACCAGCTTTAaagatttagcaacaaaaaaaagttaggtTCCCCATTTTATCATcacctcctccaccttcttaCGACAATTTTAATAGTGTCCTATTTTCCACTAGAGACAATTACGGGCTGCAAACactcaccggtaacacccacggtcggtgctggcaccgattgcaggtgttaaccctgttAATGCCTCCGGCAAAGCTGCAGGAAACATTTAAATCCTGGTGGTGCGTGAGTGCCAACATCTTGGATTCGATTGCCGCCCCCTGTGAGGTCAGGGCGGCgattagttgccatgacagccttgggtcttacaaagaccagaggctgtctggttttaacctattcattacgaAGGATGTGCGAAGGATCactcagaaaacctagggttaaagtaccctagggggtcggcctgagaaatagtaaaaataaaaaagtaaaaaaatatatacattaaaaaaaacgaaaaatttaaatcaccccctttttctAGAACTTTCTCtaatataaatatagataaacaatacaaatcataaacataataggtatcaccgcatcccaaaatgtccgatttatcaaaatataataacggttattctcggcgtttaaccccgtaacagacaatagcgcccaaagtagaaaataccactatttttgccattttgaaaaatataaaaaattctataaaaagtgatcaaaaggccatacagtcctcaaaatggtaacattgaaaacttCCTCAAtagttgcacaaaatgacaccagacACAGCTCAGAACACgaagtatcaaaaagttattagcaccagaagatggcaaaatgctgatttttttttctatacaggaggttttaatttttgtatgaatgaaaacattataaaacctatgcaaatttggtatccccgtgatgtcaccgacccaaagaatgaaacaGATATGCAATTTGGGGCGCATAgtcaaagctgtaaaatccaagctcacaagaaaatggcgctaaTGCGCCagtcccagtacatagcatggaatattacatactggCACTATGAAGTGCTTAtgtgttttgcagaaaacaagccctcatacagcaaaaaacgaaaaagggcctcaaCATTAAGGggtaaatacaatttttttctctAATAGATGATTGGAAAATGTCAATCACAGTGATCTGAGAGCTtttctgatcccaggtgttagtgccgaGGTAACACAGCCCAGCGCTGGCGGCAACacaatgtcctgcaatcttcttccaAAGCATAGAAAGGCATTGCATCAGAAGAAGTCCCTTAAACAGATGTAAATTTTATGCTGTTAACCCTTTCAATACCTTACTTCTCTTCTTCCACAAGCCAGCACTGACTGTAGCAGTTCCCAGCAGCTGACAGGTGTTCAATACAGATGATGCCTGCTGCATACGGATCGGGTCTGGTGAGCCCTCTCAATACTCCCCTTCAAAAACGCTGTAAATATACAGTGGgcgttgtgaaggggttaaagtattgtAGAAGTGACTTGAAATTATTTGAATGCCTTTATAATCTTGAAATcttaaatgaatgaaaaaaaacaatatttcatCAAAATTTTGTAAGACTCATTAGCCAACAGTAAAGCATCTGCACAATATCCCACAATATTACACAAGTTACAAGAGCCAAGGCTATAACAGTGTTAGGTGGACAAGGGAGGAGTGAAAGAGTAAAATTAGCCGAGGACAGGTGAAAAGGAAACATTTTTATAGGATCAATATTATGCCACTAAAGCAAACATTATGCATACAAATCATGGTAATACAATTACatctatttacaaaaaaataatacctGCTTTTTTTCACTATTAGTCCCACACAAATTGCAACAGGATCAAGTCATCTATTGTTTCAGATCAAAGATGAGCAATGATTTATATAGTCAGTCTTTTTCCCAGTGTATCACACATTGCAGACATAAGGGAAACATTCTCCAGCTGTTTAAACTGTTTGgaagcaaaaaaaattattgaagaGTTATAAATAAACAACTTTCAGTTTCTGATATTTTGATATGAAATGCTGATATGGTCTGCTCTGTGATAGAGTACTCGAGTACTGGATTAACCCTTTTTAATTTGATTAATCAAACCAGATATTAAATGAAAATTTGGTTGctgttacttaaccccttaacaaccaggccctttttcgttcttgcattttcatttttcactccccaccttcaaaaatctgtattttttttatttttccatgtacagagctctgtttgggcttgttttcggtgtaacaaattgcacttcatagtgatggtatttatcattccatgccgtgtactgggaaagtgggaaaaaaattcagaatgcagtgaaaattatgaaaaaacgcatttgcgccattttcttgtgagcttggattttacagctttcactgagctccccaaatcacatgtctattttattctttggttcggtacgatcacgaggataccaaatttggacaggttttataatgttttcatacatttaaaaaagtacaaaaaaaaaaaattcttcattttgccatgttctggcactaataactttttcatacttcagtgcatggagctgtgggtggtgtcattttttgcgacttttgatgacgttttaatgctattattttgaggactgtatgggcttttgatcatttttttgggcaccaatttccgttacggggttaagcgcCGGGAAAAAACCCCTAATactgtatattttgatagatcggacattttgggacgcgatgatacctaatgtgtttatgatttttactgtttatttatatttatatcagttctagggaaagggggtgatttaaacttttactttttttactattttttcatatttttttaaaaaattacaaattttttttttaccattattttagatcctccagggtaatttaaccctgcagggtccaattgctaatactatatactgcaatactactgtattgcagtatatacctattttactatgattttaAATAgcctggctattagaaatcattgcacatggcaagcctacgagtctcaatgagactctaggctgccatagcaaccgatcacgGTAAGTTAGGTGCTGTGATTGGGTTCGAccgtggcacttaacaggttaactgctgccAGTTTTATACAGCCGTCACCTGCTGTGCTCGTGAGCTCTCTGCATACACCTTTTGCGGCACGAGGACGATATAATTCGtactcggtcggcaaggtgttaatgcTCGGGAACTGGATTTTACCATTACTttttgaaatacaggcagtccccgggttacatacaagatagggtctggaggtttgttcttaagttgaatttgtatgtaagtcgaaactgtatattttataatggaaattttagacaattttttttcttttgccccagtgacaattggagtttaaaaatttttggtgtaattggaccaagaattatcaataaagcttcattacagacaccttacagctgatcattgcagtctgggactatagtaaagcatcaagagagcttcaccagaggtcacagtgggcagaggggtccgtctgtaactatgggttgtctgtaagtcgggtgtcattaagtaggggaccgcctgtaattactGAAAATGAAGGTTGGAGTGCACAGCATTGAGATattggggcttgtttactaaggtTCTGCGGACCGCACTATTGTTGGATATTCTGccaatttctgttttgcgccgcatttaacaggggtttttggcgcaagcgatcagattttgcatcatgcgacacaaatggggggggcggACCGTCGGATGATCtgtctgattcggactaagcacgggatttaacatttaaattgtgtcgcaagccatgcacttacatacgccgggaagaagatgatgaactccggcagacttgagCAGggagcaggatattgggcgcacgctcATTGTAAATCGTGGCAAAATCCATGTTTGTCTatcattccggatcggggatcgcgacgtggacaggtaagtaaatgtgccccattgactcctTACTTAGATTCCTCAATTTAATTTTATCTTTATGCTTTCTTGTTTTTGAGCTGTTTTAACAATAATTTTCAGTGTACACAAAGATCAAAAGTATGGTTTTGCTCCCCCTCCACCATTCCATGAGCAAATAACACTGTGACCAAGGGTGGAAACCAGCCAATTCTCCCAGTCCCACAAAAACAGTTActtttataattaaaggggtttgcccatgaaagaaagttctcaaatttgaataccctagtgatttttacacaataaagatcattttcaacccgttacattacaattttactcaatttaaTTGAtggtttagctcctataactcacatatggtcagtgtaagattccagagtgtgggcaggaactctctaagcagacactacaTAAATCCTCTGtgctatgtgatgctgtgtgctgccattgtgcttagattatcatggttaaGGGTTTATCTAAACTTTGATTTAGCTTCTTATTtagattctactagtatctgacacagagaaaaagagcgataaaacagatcagagatgagaaatgatTAGATTCATGagttgcatataacacacaatgacacacttcagctttgctacatctgagctataacactcACATTTTGCTCCCTCCTACActgtataaagaccttatcttgcctgtagcttgtagagtaagtttatgcacgctgctggcaggcagtgtctgtatgtgtgagctcatcttgtaatGCAGGGTGGAGGGGCACTGAAtcaagcagacaggagaagcaatTCATGAAGAGTATCTGCCATGCCTGACCATATTAATCAAAAGATTTAAGGTTGGATCCTGTTGCAATTCAAATTTTATACACCAGGGgtatttctgtgaaatgctgtatttttgttaacaacattgaattagagaatttgttattttgttatcctcggTATGTttaggaatcttgtcttt contains the following coding sequences:
- the LOC140120513 gene encoding trace amine-associated receptor 4-like, producing the protein MNLSCPRTVRPLLTALSMYTVIYGAIILTIVGNILVIISVSHFRQLHTPTNFLILSLATADFLLGLTVMPYSMMRSITACWYFGDLFCKLHSCIDMTLCTSSIFHLFFISVDRYYAICQPLHYNRKITIHVIQIYILVSWSVPCLYSFSLVFSNLNVEGLEEQEILVYCIGSCSLVFNKIWSIITTLLCFFIPGTFMIGIYIHIFSVAKKQVRFINTIPNSISQKKSSKKKMFVNAENKAARTLSLVMGVFILCWLPFFTLTVTDPFLNFLLSDDVYNTVLWLGYFNSAFNPIIYGLFYPWFKKSFNLIITGNILHLGSASYNLLSNI